TCAGCGCCGAGCTGATGACGATCCGCTTCACCGTCAAGACCATCGAGAAGCTGTGCGACATCCTGCGATCGCAGGTCGATGACGTGCGCCGCTTCGAACGCGAGATCCGCAAGATCGTCGTCGACAAGTGCGGCATGCCGCAGGAGCACTTCATCAAGACCTTCCCGCCCAACGTGCTCAACCTGAGCTGGGCGGAAAAGGAAGTGGCGTCGGGCAAGGCCTACAGCAACGTGATGTCGCGCAACCTGCCCGCCATCCAGGAGCTGCAGCAAAAGCTGATCGACATCCAGGCCAAGGCCGTGGTGCCGCTGGACGATCTCAAGGGCATCAACAAGCGGATGAACGAGGGCGAAAAGGCCTCGCGCGATGCCAAGAAGGAAATGATCGAGGCCAACCTGCGCCTGGTCATCTCGATCGCCAAGAAGTACACCAACCGCGGTCTGCAATTCCTGGATCTGATCCAGGAAGGCAACATCGGCCTGATGAAGGCGGTCGACAAGTTCGAATACCGTCGCGGCTACAAGTTCTCGACCTACGCGACCTGGTGGATCCGTCAGGCCATCACGCGGTCGATCGCGGACCAGGCCCGCACCATCCGCATCCCGGTTCACATGATCGAGACGATCAACAAGATGAACCGCATCTCGCGCCAGCATCTGCAGGAATTCGGCTTCGAGCCGGATGCCCCGACGCTGGCCGAGAAGATGGAGATGCCGGAAGACAAGATCCGCAAGATCATGAAGATCGCCAAGGAGCCGATCTCCATGGAGACGCCGATCGGCGACGACGACGACTCGCATCTGGGCGACTTCATCGAGGACACCAACAACACCGCGCCGATCGAAGCCGCCATGCAGGCCGGTCTGCGCGAAGTGGTGAAGGACATCCTCGACAGCCTGACCCCCCGCGAAGCCAAGGTGCTGCGCATGCGCTTCGGCATCGAGATGAGCACGGACCACACGCTGGAAGAAGTCGGCAAGCAGTTCGACGTCACCCGCGAGCGCATCCGCCAGATCGAGGCCAAGGCCATTCGCAAGCTCAAGCACCCGAGCCGCTCGGACAAGCTGCGCACCTACCTGGACAACCTGTAAGCAGCCGGCGCCCGTCCACACGGGCGCCACCTGCCGCCAGACTGGCCCCATCGGCCGGCCCGCGCCACCCGCGCGAGCCGGCCTTTTTCATTGCTGCAGCGCGCAAATCGCACCAGCGTGGGTCTCGGGTGTCGCGCGCGCATCAACACGTCCCCAAGCCGAGGGCTTCTCACAAGGTGACGGTCGGTTTCAGGCAGCTACACTGAGACTTCCGTCACATCTCTTCACGCCCAGATCCCGATGACCCAGATCCGCGAACGCACCGTCTTGTTTGCCGACCTTCGCGGCAGCACGGGGTTGTTCGAGACCCTGGGCAATGCCGAGGCATCCGGACTGGTCACCCAGACCGTCAGCCTGCTCGGTCAGGCGGTGAACGAATGTCACGGCAATCTCATCAAGACCCTGGGCGACGGCCTGATGGCCGCCTTCGACAATCCGCGCGACGGCATCAAGTCGGCCATGCGGATGCAGGAACTGCTGCTGGCGTCGTCGCTGCGCGCCGACCGCATGCGCAACATGTTCCTGCAGATCGCACTGGCACGCGGTGAGGTGGTGGAAATCCACGGCGACTGCTTCGGCGACGCGGTCAACGTGGCCGCCCGGCTGCTCGACCATGCCGGCGATGGCGAGACCGTGGTCACCGCCGAAGTCGTGCACGGCCTGACCCACGCCCAGCGCGCACGGTTTCGCAGCCTGGACCACATCAGCGTGCGCGGCCGTGGCGAGCCGGTCCACATCTATGTGCTGGACCAGGGTCGCGGCGACGCGGCCGCCACTCAATTCGGGGACGTGGTGCGTGCCGCCGCACCCGAAGGCATCCGGCTGGTGTGGCAAGACCTGGACCGGGTCTTCGACCTCGACAGCATGCCGATC
The Roseateles amylovorans genome window above contains:
- a CDS encoding adenylate/guanylate cyclase domain-containing protein — protein: MTQIRERTVLFADLRGSTGLFETLGNAEASGLVTQTVSLLGQAVNECHGNLIKTLGDGLMAAFDNPRDGIKSAMRMQELLLASSLRADRMRNMFLQIALARGEVVEIHGDCFGDAVNVAARLLDHAGDGETVVTAEVVHGLTHAQRARFRSLDHISVRGRGEPVHIYVLDQGRGDAAATQFGDVVRAAAPEGIRLVWQDLDRVFDLDSMPIVLGRSTQATYCITDVRVSRSHARIDWQGSSFSLTDLSYNGTFVRFGAGGQTLSLRRGACTLHGAGVIGLGGPPSDTVSPTVRFEILHVAEAERAPALLRRGP